The following coding sequences are from one Deltaproteobacteria bacterium window:
- a CDS encoding OB-fold domain-containing protein: protein MRTMLKEVSVDKCVHCGKLYISPAYVCAGCGSEEFRAERIDGRGHIYTHTIIRVAPEAFRNQVPYPMAVIELAHGLRLTVRLILEEGETMEIGNAVGCLRQDDAGYWFGLLHPGQ from the coding sequence ATGCGGACCATGTTGAAGGAAGTTAGCGTGGACAAGTGCGTGCACTGCGGAAAACTGTATATCTCCCCGGCTTACGTGTGTGCAGGGTGTGGATCCGAGGAATTCCGGGCGGAGCGGATAGACGGAAGAGGCCACATATATACGCATACCATCATCCGTGTTGCCCCGGAGGCTTTCCGGAATCAGGTCCCGTATCCCATGGCCGTTATCGAACTGGCTCACGGATTAAGACTGACGGTACGCTTGATTCTCGAGGAAGGTGAAACCATGGAAATAGGAAACGCCGTGGGGTGTCTGCGGCAGGACGATGCCGGATACTGGTTCGGGCTACTGCATCCCGGACAATGA
- a CDS encoding thiamine pyrophosphate-binding protein has protein sequence MEQALEKKMTLDFEKPMFEKTERKAVKEEEKQPYDSLDILADILVEEGVQEIWCLEGSGLFRLINSIMRKGIKRISCTHEAECGFAAEAFGRIARRPGVVTIGPGTGVTNLSSTLHQARSAQAPMVFIVADSPELFDGRWTQQGGLIASEVLSPLLKRPVRRLTQPLSVAYQTKQAFRDAVTPVTGPMGIAMAEELTLYSPGSPATTKGMLAHGYVPGTWPQSRTDMFKMEADPTDIERSMKWLLEADQPAMICGESIWYHDAVDELNEFVHLIGIPCHTRRLSRGAISEYDPLNCYGRARGRTMRAADRALVMGLGVRYLENFGKPPFWGNETRYIQVQCSPEMQCLQLHNEFELNGNMKLILQQMISCLKDLGVKKPVAKWEKWRATVLEEKEKSLQRTTERTESQRGKQPFHPDLAGRLIGEWLNKELQDDYITVLGGWSATSFYTDWIRLRTAGRLLDATDAIGLGHPVSMAVGASMADGRKHPVIALMGDGDFYGGAGMAYQLAVKWEIPVIGIHINNNSLCTNCDEVFQAPYGVTKDFYKDFMQIYPPKIKTEKMVAEFGVHGEYVERDEEMLPALDRCLKAVREGVPAHVNVIADPIVNNEIMGLFTATLYGNIPYNDLTRPAKRLITEHGYFRKASAFSAHPSWLKAVQVYEETGQIPDIV, from the coding sequence ATGGAACAAGCACTCGAAAAGAAAATGACACTCGATTTTGAAAAGCCGATGTTCGAGAAAACCGAACGCAAGGCCGTTAAAGAAGAAGAAAAACAACCATACGATTCCCTCGATATCCTGGCGGATATCCTGGTGGAGGAAGGCGTACAGGAAATATGGTGCCTGGAAGGAAGCGGTTTGTTCCGACTGATCAATTCGATCATGAGGAAAGGTATAAAGAGGATTTCGTGCACCCACGAAGCGGAATGCGGTTTTGCCGCCGAGGCCTTCGGCAGAATCGCCAGAAGGCCGGGAGTGGTCACCATCGGACCGGGAACGGGAGTTACCAACCTTTCCTCGACGCTTCACCAGGCTCGCAGCGCCCAAGCCCCCATGGTGTTCATTGTTGCGGACTCACCCGAGTTGTTTGACGGAAGGTGGACGCAACAAGGGGGACTCATCGCGTCGGAGGTGCTTTCTCCTCTTCTCAAACGGCCGGTTAGAAGGCTGACGCAGCCTCTGTCCGTGGCATATCAAACGAAGCAGGCTTTCCGCGACGCCGTGACGCCGGTAACGGGTCCGATGGGCATTGCCATGGCGGAAGAACTCACTCTGTATTCGCCCGGCAGCCCGGCCACCACCAAAGGAATGCTCGCGCATGGATACGTTCCGGGTACATGGCCCCAAAGCCGAACGGATATGTTCAAGATGGAAGCCGACCCAACAGATATCGAGAGGAGCATGAAATGGCTTTTGGAGGCGGATCAGCCGGCGATGATCTGCGGAGAGTCCATCTGGTACCACGACGCGGTGGATGAGTTGAACGAGTTTGTGCATCTTATAGGGATTCCCTGTCATACTCGGAGGCTTTCCCGTGGCGCCATCTCCGAGTACGATCCACTGAACTGTTACGGCCGGGCGAGGGGAAGGACCATGAGGGCCGCCGACCGGGCGCTGGTGATGGGTCTCGGCGTACGATATCTGGAAAACTTCGGCAAACCTCCGTTCTGGGGTAATGAAACCCGCTATATCCAAGTTCAATGCTCTCCCGAGATGCAATGTCTCCAATTGCATAATGAATTCGAGTTGAACGGAAACATGAAGCTCATTCTGCAACAGATGATCTCCTGTCTTAAAGATTTGGGAGTCAAAAAGCCCGTCGCGAAATGGGAAAAGTGGCGGGCAACCGTACTCGAAGAAAAAGAGAAGTCGCTCCAGCGGACCACCGAACGGACGGAATCCCAAAGAGGTAAGCAGCCCTTTCATCCCGACCTGGCTGGAAGACTGATCGGGGAATGGCTCAATAAGGAGCTTCAGGACGACTACATTACCGTGCTCGGCGGATGGTCCGCCACTTCCTTCTACACCGACTGGATTCGGCTCAGAACGGCGGGCCGACTGTTGGACGCCACGGATGCCATCGGACTTGGACATCCGGTATCCATGGCTGTCGGCGCCTCCATGGCGGATGGGAGAAAGCACCCGGTAATCGCCCTCATGGGTGACGGCGACTTCTACGGTGGAGCCGGGATGGCTTACCAGCTCGCGGTCAAGTGGGAGATTCCCGTAATCGGGATTCACATCAACAACAACTCTCTCTGCACGAACTGCGATGAGGTATTTCAGGCGCCCTACGGAGTTACGAAGGACTTCTATAAAGATTTCATGCAGATCTATCCTCCCAAGATCAAGACAGAAAAGATGGTCGCCGAGTTCGGTGTTCACGGAGAATACGTCGAGCGTGATGAAGAGATGCTGCCGGCTCTGGACCGCTGCCTCAAGGCCGTGCGAGAAGGCGTTCCCGCTCATGTGAACGTCATTGCAGACCCCATTGTGAATAATGAGATCATGGGTCTCTTTACGGCAACCCTTTACGGGAACATACCCTATAACGATCTCACACGGCCCGCCAAAAGGCTCATTACGGAGCATGGATATTTCCGGAAGGCGTCGGCGTTTTCCGCGCATCCCAGCTGGCTCAAGGCGGTTCAAGTCTACGAGGAAACCGGCCAGATTCCGGACATCGTCTGA
- a CDS encoding cobalamin B12-binding domain-containing protein, with protein MGNKRPIRVLLAKPGLDGHDLGVKMVAMALKDAGMEVIYLGMRQTPNAIVNAAVQEDADIIGLSNLSASLIPMGARVMELLKEKKLDIPVIYGGTILKEDRGKLLGLGIRETFSPGTLMKDIIRNVRTLVPDEMLQA; from the coding sequence ATGGGCAATAAAAGGCCGATACGGGTGTTGCTTGCCAAGCCCGGCTTGGATGGTCATGACTTAGGAGTCAAGATGGTGGCCATGGCCCTCAAGGATGCGGGTATGGAAGTGATTTACCTGGGAATGCGGCAGACGCCGAACGCCATAGTGAATGCAGCCGTACAGGAAGACGCGGATATCATCGGGCTGAGCAATCTTTCCGCTTCCCTGATTCCCATGGGAGCGCGAGTGATGGAACTCTTGAAGGAGAAAAAGCTGGACATACCCGTAATCTACGGGGGGACCATCCTTAAGGAGGATCGAGGAAAACTGTTGGGCTTGGGAATCAGAGAGACATTCTCTCCAGGGACTCTGATGAAGGATATCATCCGGAACGTAAGGACCTTGGTTCCCGATGAAATGCTCCAAGCCTAA
- a CDS encoding thiolase domain-containing protein, which translates to MRRVSIIGVGTTNFGILEGMSIKKLASLACNRAILDAKVDRGNIQAFFLGNYIGGILEGQETSAPIVACEIGLNKSVACTKVEGACCSAGIALRQGYLLIASGVYDFVLVGGVEKMSGASTAKNTEALAAGMDKDMEGYTGLTFPGYFGLVANRHTYEYGTTIEQIGMVSVKNRKNAVRNPRARFRKEVTLEEVLHSRLVTDPLKLFDCCPISDGAAAAVLCPTELARSFTDKPIEILGSGHGLGHSTSYAMDGPSCTATVHASKEAFEMAGIKPSDVDVAEIHDCFTIAEIVDSEDIGFFERGKGGPAVEEGLTQVNGKIPINTSGGLLSKGHPVGATGLGQVYEIVKQLRGEHENQVENAEIGLAMNLGASGLVSTVTILRGA; encoded by the coding sequence ATGAGAAGGGTATCCATCATTGGAGTGGGGACTACGAATTTCGGAATCCTCGAGGGGATGAGCATCAAGAAGCTGGCTTCGCTAGCCTGCAATCGGGCCATACTGGACGCGAAGGTGGATCGAGGGAATATCCAGGCCTTCTTCCTGGGCAATTACATCGGCGGCATCCTGGAGGGGCAAGAGACGTCGGCTCCCATCGTGGCCTGCGAGATCGGCCTGAACAAGAGCGTCGCCTGCACCAAGGTCGAGGGCGCTTGCTGCTCCGCCGGCATCGCGCTCCGCCAGGGTTATCTCCTGATAGCGTCCGGAGTGTACGATTTCGTCCTGGTGGGCGGCGTGGAGAAGATGAGCGGCGCTTCCACCGCAAAGAACACGGAGGCCCTTGCGGCAGGAATGGACAAAGACATGGAGGGCTATACCGGCTTGACCTTTCCCGGCTATTTCGGCCTGGTCGCCAACAGGCACACGTACGAATATGGAACAACCATTGAACAGATCGGCATGGTTTCGGTGAAAAACCGCAAAAACGCGGTCCGAAATCCCAGGGCCCGCTTCAGAAAAGAAGTCACCTTGGAGGAAGTCCTCCATTCACGATTGGTCACGGACCCGTTGAAGCTGTTTGACTGTTGTCCCATTTCGGATGGGGCCGCCGCCGCTGTACTGTGTCCCACCGAATTGGCTCGGAGTTTTACGGATAAGCCCATTGAAATTCTGGGATCTGGTCACGGGTTGGGCCACAGTACTTCTTATGCTATGGACGGACCTTCGTGTACGGCCACGGTCCATGCCTCAAAGGAGGCGTTTGAGATGGCCGGAATCAAGCCTTCTGACGTGGATGTGGCTGAAATACACGACTGTTTCACCATCGCGGAAATCGTGGACAGCGAAGACATCGGATTTTTCGAGCGGGGGAAAGGCGGTCCGGCGGTGGAGGAAGGCTTGACACAAGTGAACGGGAAAATCCCGATCAATACCAGCGGAGGACTGCTTTCCAAGGGACACCCCGTGGGCGCCACCGGCTTGGGGCAGGTGTATGAAATCGTCAAGCAGTTGCGAGGGGAGCACGAGAACCAGGTGGAAAACGCCGAGATCGGTTTAGCCATGAACCTGGGCGCTTCGGGACTTGTCTCCACCGTAACCATTCTCCGAGGAGCCTAG
- the meaB gene encoding methylmalonyl Co-A mutase-associated GTPase MeaB yields MEWIDRLLEGDQIAASKLISMVENKSPKIPEIMRLIHPYTGRSKVIGFTGPPGVGKSTLVDQFIYVGCTKELRLGVIAVDSSSPFSGGALLGDRVRMHAFAENENVFIRSMGTRGHLGGLSEASKGAIRILEALGCDMILVETVGVGQVELDIVKEVDTVLVVTMPSSGDYIQTMKAGIMEIADVFVVNKADLPGVDLTCLEIERSLDMALEPRDWRPPVIRTHAHLGEGIGELWKAVEAHRDFLHQDGRLESRRQGQIRAEMAELVFSRLREDFWSGWDEDPDFLELTRKVFHREMDLYAARDQVVHRIRKKIAEARISGSSGF; encoded by the coding sequence ATGGAGTGGATCGATCGTCTTTTGGAGGGGGATCAGATCGCAGCATCAAAGCTGATTTCAATGGTCGAAAACAAGTCCCCGAAAATTCCGGAAATCATGAGGCTGATTCATCCCTACACGGGCCGATCCAAAGTCATCGGGTTTACGGGTCCCCCGGGCGTGGGGAAAAGCACCCTGGTGGATCAATTCATATATGTGGGCTGTACCAAGGAATTGCGCCTGGGTGTGATCGCTGTGGATTCCAGCAGTCCTTTCTCGGGTGGAGCGCTTTTGGGAGACCGTGTTCGAATGCACGCTTTCGCCGAGAACGAAAACGTGTTCATCCGCAGTATGGGCACGCGCGGGCATCTGGGGGGACTCAGTGAAGCCAGCAAGGGCGCCATCCGAATACTGGAGGCGCTTGGCTGTGACATGATCCTGGTGGAAACCGTGGGCGTCGGCCAGGTGGAATTGGACATTGTTAAAGAAGTGGATACCGTGCTGGTGGTAACGATGCCCAGTTCAGGCGACTATATACAAACCATGAAAGCCGGGATCATGGAGATTGCGGACGTTTTCGTGGTGAACAAAGCCGATCTCCCCGGTGTGGATTTGACGTGCCTCGAGATCGAAAGGTCCCTGGACATGGCCCTCGAACCTCGAGATTGGCGACCTCCCGTGATCCGGACCCATGCGCATTTGGGTGAAGGAATCGGGGAATTGTGGAAGGCCGTGGAAGCACATCGGGATTTCCTGCATCAGGACGGCAGATTGGAGAGCAGAAGGCAGGGACAAATCCGGGCTGAGATGGCTGAGCTTGTGTTCAGCAGACTTAGAGAGGATTTCTGGTCAGGTTGGGACGAGGACCCTGATTTCCTCGAGCTCACTAGGAAGGTCTTCCACCGTGAGATGGATCTTTATGCGGCACGGGATCAGGTGGTGCATAGGATTCGGAAGAAAATAGCGGAAGCCCGTATCTCCGGATCGAGTGGTTTTTAG
- a CDS encoding PAS domain-containing protein, protein MKDEQKTKAGLISELKWLRIENSKLGMSLSELRNTEEALRRSEQQLRMALESANEGLWDWDLVSDVMEVTPQWVENLGYTLEETRPYMTGARWKSLTHPDDLPRIREDLIQHFKGQTDLYENVHRMRTKNGEWRWLLDRGRVVRWGEHGRALRAMGTYLDITERKRAEEAMKEIESEALNAGQMASLGELAAGVAHEINNPINSIINLAQILVNEYDKATTEYDLGHRIMKEGERIASIVSGLLSFASSRDFTKKPIDVSEVLSATLGLTEAQLNKNGIILRLSIQDPMPKAVGHFQQLQQVFLNIINNARYALNQRYPGFHPDKLLKIDAREARLNDTHYVKVSLLDKGTGIPQSYLHRVTEPFFSTKPSGMGTGLGLSISHGIIKDHGGKLVIKSRELDSTEVIIYIPVG, encoded by the coding sequence ATGAAGGATGAGCAAAAGACAAAAGCAGGTTTGATCTCGGAACTAAAATGGCTTCGCATCGAAAATAGTAAACTCGGGATGTCACTATCAGAATTAAGAAATACTGAAGAGGCTCTGAGGCGAAGCGAACAACAGTTGAGAATGGCTTTGGAAAGCGCCAATGAAGGTCTATGGGACTGGGACCTCGTTTCCGACGTGATGGAAGTCACTCCACAGTGGGTTGAGAACCTCGGCTATACCCTTGAGGAAACCAGGCCTTACATGACCGGGGCTCGTTGGAAAAGCCTCACACACCCGGACGATCTCCCCAGAATCAGGGAAGACCTGATCCAGCATTTCAAAGGCCAAACCGACCTGTACGAGAACGTCCACCGCATGCGCACAAAAAACGGCGAATGGAGGTGGTTGTTGGATAGGGGAAGGGTCGTTCGATGGGGCGAGCACGGACGAGCGCTTCGCGCCATGGGAACATACCTGGATATCACGGAGCGCAAGCGCGCCGAAGAGGCCATGAAAGAAATCGAGTCCGAGGCGTTGAACGCGGGACAGATGGCGTCGCTGGGAGAACTTGCGGCAGGAGTTGCTCACGAAATCAACAACCCCATCAATTCCATAATCAATCTTGCCCAGATACTCGTTAACGAGTATGACAAAGCAACAACCGAGTATGATTTGGGCCACAGAATCATGAAAGAAGGAGAGCGAATAGCGTCCATTGTGAGCGGCCTGTTGTCTTTCGCGAGTTCGCGAGACTTTACAAAAAAGCCGATCGACGTATCGGAAGTCTTATCGGCCACCTTGGGTCTGACTGAAGCTCAGCTCAACAAGAATGGAATTATTCTGAGACTTTCGATCCAAGACCCGATGCCAAAAGCCGTCGGTCATTTCCAGCAGCTACAGCAGGTATTTTTGAATATAATCAACAACGCCAGGTATGCGCTGAACCAGCGATATCCCGGATTTCATCCCGACAAATTGTTAAAGATTGACGCCCGAGAGGCTCGCTTGAATGATACACACTACGTAAAGGTGTCGCTGTTGGACAAAGGGACAGGCATTCCACAGTCGTATCTACATAGGGTCACCGAGCCCTTCTTTTCAACCAAACCCAGCGGGATGGGTACAGGCTTAGGGCTGAGTATCAGCCATGGCATAATAAAAGATCATGGAGGAAAGCTCGTGATTAAGAGCAGGGAGCTGGACTCCACTGAGGTCATCATTTATATTCCAGTCGGGTGA
- the cobO gene encoding cob(I)yrinic acid a,c-diamide adenosyltransferase, producing MEHASGKEYRGLVLVNTGTGKGKTTASLGAAIRAAGQGLNTIILQFIKASLNYGELQSIQRLDNVEIHSLGLGMVDENGPMDKHAAKAREAWEKARAAVYSDQYELVILDEINVAVHYGFVSVGEVIDLLQSRPRRLHVILTGRFAPREIIEIADTVTEMCEVKHHYRKGVDAVKGIEF from the coding sequence TTGGAACACGCGTCAGGGAAAGAGTATAGAGGCCTGGTGCTCGTCAATACCGGCACGGGAAAAGGAAAGACCACTGCTTCCTTGGGAGCGGCCATCCGGGCTGCCGGACAGGGTCTGAACACCATTATCCTTCAATTTATCAAAGCTTCGTTGAATTACGGTGAATTACAGTCCATTCAACGCTTGGACAACGTCGAAATCCATTCCCTTGGGTTGGGAATGGTGGACGAGAATGGGCCCATGGATAAGCACGCGGCCAAGGCCCGTGAAGCCTGGGAAAAAGCCAGAGCGGCCGTATACTCGGACCAATATGAGCTTGTGATCCTGGACGAAATCAACGTGGCCGTCCATTACGGTTTTGTTTCCGTGGGGGAAGTGATCGATCTGCTTCAGAGTCGGCCTCGGCGTCTCCATGTGATTCTGACGGGCCGATTCGCGCCGCGGGAGATCATCGAAATCGCGGATACGGTCACCGAAATGTGCGAAGTCAAGCACCACTACCGTAAGGGAGTCGACGCCGTGAAGGGGATCGAATTCTGA
- a CDS encoding methylmalonyl-CoA mutase, translating to MMDRKDIRRIEERRAVWEQNTLTKTPPRKKGFATISGIPLRDIYTPEDVAGLDYLNDLGFPGEYPFTRGAYAPMNRGRAWTIRQVVGVGTAKETNQRHKFVMKTGQTGMSNDFDVPTCIGLDSDHPLAEGEVGRVGVAIDSLADMEALYEDIPLEGTSHSFTINHPTLPILSMFLNLAEKRGVPYASLRGTTQNDPLKECFAMKMFSFPPRSSVKLLVDTWEFASKYLPKWNITNMNGYPTRDSGGTVYHELGFTFAAAINYFDEALKRGISVDAIAPGVSLMWYVHMDFLEEIAKFRAMRRIWAKIMKERYQAKNPKSWQLRMHAQTGGGAYTYQQPENNIVRGTIGGMAAALGGVQSMAIACFDEALSIPSENAHRLSIRTQQIICHESGIANVVDPFAGSYFMEWLTNEVEQRTWDVIKDIEDRGGMAKCVETGYADTVLTEQAYRYTRAVENKDRIVVGVNEFVSDELEEEPEVFRVTEETEHTQLASLRKLKATRNNQEVEKRLDDLRRAAEKNENVTPYCIEASKVYATEGEIMQALRDIYGEFKPPSIL from the coding sequence ATGATGGATCGGAAAGACATTCGGCGGATTGAGGAAAGGAGAGCCGTCTGGGAGCAAAACACCCTTACCAAAACTCCCCCTCGAAAGAAGGGATTCGCGACCATTTCAGGGATTCCGCTGAGGGATATCTATACCCCTGAAGACGTAGCCGGCTTGGATTACTTAAACGACCTTGGTTTTCCCGGCGAATATCCGTTCACGCGTGGAGCCTACGCCCCGATGAACAGGGGGCGCGCTTGGACCATACGTCAGGTTGTGGGAGTCGGCACCGCCAAGGAAACCAATCAGCGGCACAAGTTCGTCATGAAAACGGGCCAGACCGGTATGAGCAACGACTTCGACGTGCCGACATGCATCGGGCTGGACTCCGACCATCCTCTGGCGGAAGGGGAAGTCGGTCGGGTCGGGGTCGCGATAGACAGCCTGGCGGACATGGAAGCTTTATACGAGGATATTCCTCTGGAAGGCACCAGCCATTCCTTCACCATAAACCACCCGACCCTTCCAATTCTAAGTATGTTTCTCAACTTGGCGGAAAAGAGGGGAGTGCCTTACGCATCACTGCGGGGAACCACTCAAAACGATCCTCTAAAAGAGTGCTTCGCGATGAAGATGTTTTCTTTTCCCCCCAGGTCCAGCGTAAAACTCCTTGTAGATACGTGGGAATTCGCTTCCAAGTATTTGCCGAAATGGAACATCACCAATATGAACGGATATCCCACAAGAGATTCCGGAGGGACGGTCTACCATGAACTGGGGTTCACGTTTGCCGCAGCTATCAATTATTTCGATGAAGCCTTGAAGAGAGGCATCAGCGTGGACGCCATCGCTCCCGGGGTCTCTCTAATGTGGTACGTTCACATGGATTTTCTGGAGGAGATTGCGAAGTTCAGGGCGATGCGACGGATCTGGGCAAAGATCATGAAGGAACGATACCAGGCCAAAAACCCCAAAAGCTGGCAGCTCAGAATGCACGCCCAGACCGGCGGCGGCGCATACACCTATCAGCAGCCTGAAAACAATATTGTGCGGGGAACCATCGGGGGCATGGCCGCGGCGCTCGGCGGAGTCCAATCCATGGCCATAGCGTGCTTTGATGAAGCCCTGTCCATTCCGTCCGAAAACGCTCACCGACTGTCCATCCGGACCCAGCAGATCATCTGCCACGAGAGCGGCATCGCTAACGTTGTGGACCCCTTCGCCGGCTCCTATTTCATGGAATGGCTTACCAACGAAGTGGAGCAGCGGACATGGGACGTCATCAAGGACATCGAGGATCGGGGGGGGATGGCCAAATGCGTGGAAACCGGTTATGCCGACACAGTTCTGACTGAACAGGCCTACAGGTACACCAGAGCCGTTGAAAATAAGGACAGAATCGTAGTGGGCGTGAACGAATTCGTTTCAGATGAGCTGGAAGAAGAGCCCGAAGTTTTTAGAGTTACTGAAGAAACGGAACACACACAGCTTGCGAGTCTAAGGAAGCTCAAAGCAACGAGAAACAACCAAGAAGTAGAGAAAAGGCTCGACGATCTCCGAAGAGCGGCGGAAAAGAACGAAAACGTGACGCCGTACTGCATAGAGGCTTCCAAAGTGTACGCCACTGAAGGAGAGATCATGCAGGCGCTGCGAGATATCTATGGCGAGTTCAAGCCGCCGTCGATTCTCTAG
- a CDS encoding SDR family NAD(P)-dependent oxidoreductase, with amino-acid sequence MQLNGSVAVVTGGASGLGEACARELVAHGARVAILDLSEDKGKNLASELGGACLFHKTDVTDGNSVKSAIAATMERFLSVHIAVNCAGVATPAKVLGKRGVMPLESFVQVLNINLVGTMNVIRLAAEQMIKNKPNQDGEIGVMVNTASDAAFEGQIGQAAYSASKAGVVGMTLPIAREFADYGIRNVSIAPGIFDTPMIGGMSDAVRKSLIATCVFPKRMGYPSEFAMLVRQIIENPMLNGVAIRLDGALRMAPR; translated from the coding sequence ATGCAGTTGAACGGAAGCGTGGCTGTTGTGACCGGAGGCGCATCAGGACTCGGAGAAGCATGCGCCCGCGAACTGGTGGCCCATGGTGCAAGGGTCGCCATTTTGGATCTTTCAGAAGATAAAGGAAAGAATCTTGCCTCCGAGTTGGGCGGCGCCTGCCTTTTCCACAAAACGGATGTGACGGACGGAAATTCGGTAAAGTCAGCTATCGCCGCGACCATGGAGCGGTTCCTTTCCGTTCACATTGCCGTCAATTGCGCCGGAGTGGCAACGCCTGCCAAAGTACTCGGCAAGCGAGGGGTAATGCCATTGGAGAGCTTTGTTCAAGTACTCAACATCAATTTGGTCGGCACCATGAACGTAATTCGGTTGGCTGCGGAACAGATGATAAAAAACAAACCCAATCAAGACGGAGAAATCGGAGTGATGGTCAATACGGCCTCGGATGCCGCTTTCGAGGGGCAGATCGGGCAGGCCGCATACAGCGCTTCGAAAGCGGGAGTCGTGGGAATGACCCTTCCCATTGCTCGGGAGTTCGCCGACTACGGCATTCGCAACGTGAGCATCGCCCCGGGGATATTCGACACGCCCATGATCGGCGGGATGTCCGACGCTGTTAGGAAGTCCCTCATCGCTACGTGCGTATTCCCTAAACGGATGGGGTATCCGTCGGAATTCGCCATGCTGGTCAGACAGATCATTGAAAATCCGATGCTGAACGGTGTGGCCATCAGGCTGGACGGTGCTTTGCGCATGGCTCCCAGGTAA